A single window of Pseudarthrobacter psychrotolerans DNA harbors:
- a CDS encoding ABC transporter permease, whose product MATTSMEPTKKSLLDRLPVSSHIRQSVGLQRTMLLIGVVLCIVFVVAAIFAPLLAPYGYSQISDDAGSFPAQAEPGGKHLLGTTVGGYDVLSRVIWGSQTALAVIVAAVLMSIFLGVFLGLVSGYFGGWLDRVLVVIADAIYAFPTLLVAIVMSIAINKGQSGFWGGIFACGFAITAVFVPQYFRVIRAETIRLKAEPFVESAQVVGASSARIISRHIFSNATRTLPLIFTLNASEAILTLAGLGFLGFGIEPSSAAEWGFDLNKAMSDASSGIWWTGVFPGIAIVLTVVGLTLVGESINDLNDPRLRGRRAAGAKGVPGPSTAAAQAAIAADVRGL is encoded by the coding sequence ATGGCCACCACATCAATGGAACCAACAAAGAAGTCCTTGCTGGACCGGCTTCCGGTCTCATCCCACATCCGCCAAAGCGTTGGCCTGCAGCGCACAATGCTGCTCATCGGCGTCGTGCTTTGCATCGTTTTTGTGGTGGCCGCGATATTCGCGCCGCTGTTGGCGCCGTACGGGTATTCCCAGATTTCCGATGACGCCGGTTCGTTCCCGGCGCAGGCCGAACCCGGTGGCAAGCATCTGTTGGGAACGACAGTGGGTGGCTACGATGTTCTGTCCCGGGTGATCTGGGGATCGCAGACAGCTTTGGCGGTGATTGTTGCTGCCGTGCTGATGTCCATTTTCCTGGGCGTGTTCCTCGGACTGGTGAGCGGCTACTTCGGTGGCTGGCTGGACCGTGTGCTGGTGGTGATTGCTGACGCAATCTACGCCTTCCCGACGCTCCTCGTCGCCATCGTGATGTCGATTGCCATCAACAAGGGACAGTCAGGATTCTGGGGCGGTATCTTCGCCTGCGGGTTCGCCATCACGGCAGTGTTTGTCCCGCAGTACTTCCGGGTGATACGGGCGGAAACCATCCGGCTCAAGGCCGAGCCTTTTGTGGAATCAGCCCAGGTCGTTGGCGCCTCCAGCGCCAGGATTATCAGCAGGCACATCTTTTCCAACGCGACCCGGACACTGCCGCTGATTTTCACGCTGAACGCCTCCGAAGCCATCCTCACACTGGCAGGCCTGGGCTTCCTCGGTTTCGGTATTGAACCAAGCTCCGCCGCCGAATGGGGTTTTGACCTGAACAAGGCGATGTCCGATGCCTCCTCCGGCATTTGGTGGACCGGCGTGTTTCCCGGCATCGCCATCGTGTTGACGGTGGTTGGCCTCACCCTCGTGGGTGAAAGCATCAATGACCTGAACGATCCGCGCCTGCGCGGACGAAGGGCAGCCGGCGCCAAGGGCGTCCCGGGACCATCAACCGCGGCCGCGCAGGCTGCCATCGCAGCGGATGTGAGAGGACTGTGA
- a CDS encoding ABC transporter ATP-binding protein — MTINIDSVSDQSRPADQPVLEIDHLKVTFATDGGDVYAVKDVSLDVRSGEVLAIVGESGSGKTVTAKTILGLLPETATSGGAVLINGNNVISVSAAKLRQIRGRDVAMVFQEPSTALNPVFTVGWQIAEGIRAHAGGAGGKRVSARDAKARAIEALRKVGIPDPEHRVNYYPHQFSGGQKQRVVIAAALALNPGLIVADEPTTALDVTVQAEILELLRDLRDKYGTSIVLITHNMGVVADLADRVVVMYQGDVVEEAPVRVLFAEPKQDYTKKLLAAVPHLGRNSASEGLLERAHQGSPVLVEATNLTIEYPGRLGTPAFKAVDGVSFTLSQGEVFGLVGESGSGKTTIGRAIAGLNRTTGGSLKVLGYEMLNLKERTFKPLRKDIGFVFQDPAASFNPQLTIGDCVAEPMIIHTNPSPAQARKRVAELLESVQLPASYAQRYPHELSGGQRQRASLARALILNPRLLIADEPTSALDVSVQAKVLELFKEIQAEFGFAALFISHDLAVVDILSQWVGVLYKGKLVEQGIGSQVMGAPQHDYTKRLIASLPVPDPDEQARRREAHRALLAQ; from the coding sequence GTGACCATCAATATTGATTCGGTATCTGACCAGTCCAGGCCGGCAGACCAGCCCGTTCTGGAGATCGACCACCTGAAAGTCACTTTCGCCACCGACGGCGGAGACGTCTACGCCGTGAAGGATGTGAGCCTCGACGTCCGCTCCGGCGAAGTCCTGGCCATCGTGGGCGAATCCGGCTCCGGGAAAACCGTGACCGCGAAAACCATCCTCGGGCTGCTGCCCGAGACCGCCACCAGCGGGGGCGCCGTCCTTATTAACGGGAACAATGTCATCAGCGTCAGCGCCGCGAAGCTGAGGCAGATCCGGGGCCGCGATGTCGCCATGGTGTTCCAGGAGCCCTCCACGGCCCTGAACCCGGTGTTCACCGTGGGCTGGCAGATTGCCGAGGGCATCCGTGCCCACGCCGGCGGCGCCGGCGGGAAGCGGGTTTCGGCCAGGGATGCCAAGGCCCGTGCCATTGAAGCGCTGCGGAAGGTGGGGATCCCGGATCCGGAACATCGGGTCAACTACTATCCGCACCAGTTCTCCGGTGGCCAGAAGCAGCGCGTGGTGATCGCGGCCGCGCTTGCCCTGAACCCCGGACTGATTGTGGCTGATGAACCCACCACCGCCCTGGATGTCACCGTCCAGGCCGAAATCCTGGAGCTGCTCAGGGACCTTCGGGACAAGTACGGCACCTCGATCGTGCTGATCACCCACAACATGGGCGTGGTGGCCGATCTCGCGGATCGGGTGGTGGTGATGTACCAGGGAGATGTGGTGGAGGAAGCGCCGGTGCGTGTGCTGTTTGCCGAACCCAAACAGGACTACACCAAGAAGCTGCTGGCCGCCGTGCCCCACCTGGGCCGGAACTCGGCGTCGGAGGGTCTGCTGGAACGCGCCCACCAGGGTTCGCCGGTGCTCGTGGAGGCAACCAACCTGACCATCGAGTATCCCGGCCGGCTGGGAACTCCGGCCTTCAAGGCCGTGGACGGGGTCAGCTTCACCTTGTCCCAAGGCGAAGTCTTTGGACTGGTGGGCGAATCCGGCTCCGGGAAAACCACCATCGGCCGGGCCATCGCGGGCCTGAACCGGACCACCGGCGGCAGCCTGAAGGTACTCGGCTACGAGATGCTGAACCTCAAGGAGCGGACGTTCAAACCCCTCCGGAAGGATATTGGCTTTGTGTTCCAGGATCCGGCCGCATCCTTCAACCCCCAGCTGACCATCGGCGACTGCGTAGCGGAACCCATGATCATACACACCAACCCGAGCCCGGCGCAGGCGCGCAAACGCGTGGCTGAACTGCTCGAATCAGTGCAGCTGCCGGCGTCGTACGCGCAACGGTACCCGCACGAGCTGTCCGGCGGGCAGCGCCAGCGGGCGTCCCTGGCGCGGGCGCTGATCCTGAACCCGCGGCTGCTCATCGCTGACGAGCCGACGTCGGCCCTTGACGTTTCAGTGCAGGCAAAAGTATTGGAACTCTTCAAGGAAATCCAGGCCGAGTTCGGCTTTGCGGCGCTATTCATCAGCCACGACCTCGCGGTGGTGGACATCCTGTCGCAATGGGTGGGCGTCCTGTACAAGGGCAAGCTGGTGGAGCAGGGCATCGGCAGCCAGGTGATGGGCGCACCGCAGCATGATTACACCAAACGGCTGATTGCCTCGCTGCCGGTTCCTGATCCGGACGAACAAGCCCGACGCCGGGAAGCGCACCGGGCGCTGCTGGCCCAGTAG
- a CDS encoding chorismate mutase, whose amino-acid sequence MTQQNHDVPDTDSYDAAASSLAGHVDNSVMAELLSIRSSIDNIDATLVYLLAERFKATQKVGFLKAAHRLPAGDPGRETAQIARLRRLAEDAHLDPAFAEKFLNFIIGEVIRHHEAIAEDHQAAAEWK is encoded by the coding sequence ATGACGCAGCAAAACCATGATGTTCCCGACACCGACTCCTACGATGCCGCCGCGAGTTCGCTGGCAGGCCACGTGGACAACTCGGTGATGGCGGAACTGCTGTCCATCCGCTCCAGCATCGACAACATCGATGCGACCCTGGTGTACCTCCTGGCCGAACGGTTCAAGGCCACCCAGAAAGTGGGGTTCCTCAAGGCCGCACACCGGCTGCCCGCGGGGGATCCCGGCCGCGAAACTGCCCAGATCGCGCGGCTCCGGCGGTTGGCAGAGGATGCACACCTCGATCCCGCGTTTGCTGAGAAGTTCCTGAATTTCATCATCGGCGAGGTCATCCGCCATCATGAAGCCATCGCCGAGGACCACCAGGCTGCTGCAGAGTGGAAGTAA
- a CDS encoding ABC transporter substrate-binding protein — MTKSTKALRSVIALAGVSAFALTACTGPADGGGGSTASEKASSVIAYGTTDKVVALDPAGSYDNGSFMMINQIYSFLLNSKPGGAEPVPDLAESSSFTKPTEFTVKLKSDLKWANGHVLDSKDVKFSFDRQKKINDPNGPASLLTNIESIATPDASTVVFTLKQANDQTFPQILTSPAAVIVDDEVFPADKLLADDEIVKAKAFHGQYVIDSYNKNTLVSLTAWPDYKGVLGKPANAGATIKYYTDQTNMKLEVKGGQIDVANRSLSATDIDDLKKDSNVKVNIGPGGEMRYMVFNFDTMPYGAKAPDADPKKALAVRQAAANLIDRQAISDQVYKGTYLPMWSNVPSGFVGANESFKQAYGDGSGKPSLDKAKKVMADAGITGPVTIKLQYNPDHYGKSSGDEYAMVKDQLEKSGLFTVDLQSTEWVTYNSASKKDSYPVFQLGWFPDFSDADNYLTPFFVGGGFMNNHYSNPEVETLVAKQLVTADKAEREKTIQEVQNLLAKDISTLPLLQGAQVAVSGTNVKGVDSTLDASFKFRLGTVSK; from the coding sequence ATGACCAAGAGCACCAAAGCCTTGCGGAGCGTTATCGCGCTCGCAGGCGTTTCCGCTTTCGCATTGACAGCCTGCACCGGCCCCGCAGATGGTGGCGGTGGCAGCACTGCCTCGGAGAAAGCAAGCAGCGTCATTGCGTACGGCACCACGGACAAGGTCGTAGCACTGGACCCGGCAGGCTCGTACGACAACGGTTCGTTCATGATGATCAACCAGATTTACTCCTTCTTGCTGAACTCCAAGCCCGGTGGCGCCGAGCCCGTGCCGGACCTTGCCGAATCGTCTTCATTCACCAAGCCCACCGAATTCACGGTCAAGCTCAAGAGCGACCTCAAATGGGCCAATGGACACGTGCTGGATTCCAAAGACGTCAAGTTCTCGTTTGACCGCCAGAAAAAGATCAACGATCCCAATGGCCCGGCATCATTGCTGACCAATATTGAGTCCATTGCCACCCCCGATGCCAGCACCGTTGTCTTCACGCTGAAGCAGGCCAACGACCAAACGTTCCCGCAGATTCTGACCAGCCCGGCCGCCGTGATCGTTGACGATGAAGTCTTCCCGGCGGACAAACTGCTTGCCGACGACGAAATTGTCAAGGCCAAGGCCTTCCATGGCCAGTACGTCATCGACTCCTACAACAAGAACACGCTTGTCAGCCTGACGGCGTGGCCCGATTACAAGGGCGTTCTTGGCAAGCCGGCCAACGCCGGGGCGACCATCAAGTACTACACCGACCAGACCAACATGAAGTTGGAGGTCAAGGGCGGCCAGATCGATGTTGCCAACCGCAGCCTGAGCGCCACGGACATCGATGACCTCAAGAAGGACTCGAACGTCAAGGTCAACATCGGGCCCGGCGGCGAGATGCGGTACATGGTCTTCAACTTCGACACCATGCCGTACGGCGCCAAGGCTCCGGATGCTGACCCGAAGAAGGCCCTTGCCGTCCGACAGGCCGCTGCGAACCTCATCGACCGCCAGGCCATCTCGGACCAGGTTTACAAGGGCACCTACTTGCCGATGTGGTCCAACGTCCCCTCCGGGTTCGTAGGAGCCAACGAATCGTTCAAGCAGGCGTATGGGGACGGCTCCGGCAAACCCAGCCTGGACAAGGCCAAGAAGGTCATGGCCGACGCCGGCATCACAGGCCCCGTGACTATCAAGCTGCAGTACAATCCCGACCACTACGGCAAGTCATCCGGTGACGAATACGCCATGGTCAAGGACCAGTTGGAGAAGAGCGGACTGTTCACGGTGGATCTGCAGTCCACCGAGTGGGTCACCTATAACTCGGCGTCGAAGAAGGACAGCTACCCCGTCTTCCAGCTGGGCTGGTTCCCGGACTTCAGCGACGCGGACAACTACCTGACACCCTTCTTTGTGGGCGGTGGGTTCATGAATAACCACTACTCAAACCCTGAGGTCGAAACGCTGGTCGCCAAGCAGCTGGTCACCGCCGACAAGGCCGAGCGTGAGAAGACAATCCAGGAGGTCCAGAACCTGCTGGCCAAGGACATCTCCACTCTGCCGTTGCTGCAGGGCGCCCAAGTGGCCGTTTCAGGGACCAACGTAAAGGGTGTGGATTCCACCCTGGATGCATCGTTCAAGTTCCGGCTCGGCACCGTTTCCAAGTAG
- a CDS encoding DUF58 domain-containing protein — protein sequence MALSGRFVLLALLGLVPVLLFPGGGTVLGVVVALAVLLGLDLVLAASLRAVIVTRAEPGNVTLHGTAASVLTLRNGGRRRLRATVRDAWQPSAGAVNPVQDVDIPALESRRMTVRLRPVRRGDIGARHVTVRSHGPLRLAARQRTFDCTGLLRVLPPFHSRRHLPSKLRKLRELDGKAAVQIRGAGTEFDSLRDYVRGDDVRSIDWRATARRSAVVVRTWRPERDRRVVIILDTSRTSAARIEDEPRLDTGIEAALLLAVLAERGGDRVDFLAYDRRPRARAGSATTGNLLGQLVQAMAPLEAELIELDWSSLPGQIRAVSAHRSLVVLLTALDGGAPEEGLIPVAAQLARQHVVVVAAVRDPMLGQMLRERENAAGVFRAAAAERVLLERAAVSAELRHHGVEVVDAEPHQLPPRLADMYIRLKAAGRL from the coding sequence ATGGCACTCTCCGGTCGGTTTGTCCTGCTGGCACTGCTGGGCCTGGTGCCGGTGCTGCTGTTTCCCGGCGGCGGAACGGTTCTGGGCGTGGTCGTGGCACTCGCCGTGCTCCTTGGCCTGGACCTTGTCCTGGCCGCTTCCCTGCGGGCCGTCATCGTCACGCGCGCCGAACCCGGCAACGTGACGCTGCACGGCACGGCCGCTTCGGTCCTTACGCTGCGCAACGGTGGCCGGCGTCGCCTGCGCGCCACTGTCCGGGACGCGTGGCAGCCGTCTGCCGGGGCCGTGAATCCGGTCCAGGACGTGGACATCCCCGCCCTGGAAAGTCGCCGGATGACCGTGCGGTTACGGCCGGTCCGCCGTGGCGACATAGGCGCCAGGCACGTCACTGTCCGCTCCCATGGACCCCTTCGGCTTGCGGCACGCCAGCGCACGTTTGACTGCACCGGGCTCCTGCGGGTCCTGCCGCCGTTCCATTCCCGTAGGCACCTGCCGTCGAAACTCAGGAAGCTCCGCGAACTCGACGGCAAAGCCGCCGTGCAGATCCGTGGTGCCGGCACCGAATTCGACTCGCTGCGGGACTACGTCCGTGGGGACGACGTCCGGTCCATCGACTGGCGCGCAACCGCCCGCCGGTCCGCCGTCGTCGTCCGCACCTGGCGCCCCGAACGCGACCGGCGCGTGGTGATCATACTGGATACCTCGCGCACGTCGGCGGCGAGGATCGAGGACGAACCCCGGCTGGATACCGGCATCGAGGCGGCGCTCCTGCTGGCGGTGCTGGCCGAGCGTGGCGGTGACCGGGTGGACTTCCTGGCTTACGACCGCCGTCCGCGCGCCAGGGCCGGCTCCGCCACCACCGGCAACCTCCTGGGGCAGCTGGTGCAGGCGATGGCGCCCCTCGAGGCCGAACTGATCGAGCTTGACTGGTCCAGCCTCCCCGGCCAGATCCGGGCGGTCTCCGCCCACCGGTCCCTGGTGGTGCTGCTGACGGCGTTGGACGGCGGAGCGCCGGAGGAAGGGCTCATTCCCGTGGCCGCGCAGCTCGCCCGGCAGCATGTTGTGGTGGTGGCAGCCGTCCGTGATCCCATGCTGGGGCAGATGCTGCGGGAGCGTGAGAACGCCGCCGGTGTATTCCGGGCGGCAGCGGCCGAACGCGTACTCCTGGAACGGGCAGCGGTCAGCGCCGAGCTCCGGCACCACGGGGTGGAAGTGGTGGATGCGGAGCCACACCAGCTGCCGCCGCGGCTTGCCGACATGTACATCCGGCTCAAGGCGGCCGGTAGATTGTGA
- a CDS encoding FAD-dependent oxidoreductase — protein sequence MAEDIANAGDIVIAGGGLAGAIAAKTLRAEGFAGRVIIIGAERHHPYLRPPLSKEYLLGKAAEDAVPVVPPGWYAENDVGLRLGVRVTGIRPDARTVDLDDGSTLAYGSLLLATGATPRTLRLPGSDLAGVTTFRTLDDSRRLRTGLAAGGLNVVMIGSGWIGMELAAAATTYGNNVTLLGLEEIPLAGAIGPDLGRFFRSLHEANGVSFRLPASAREITGDGGAVAGVITDTGEVIPADIVVIAVGVVPETGLAQAAGLALDNGILTDASLRTSAPGIFAAGDTANALHPFTGQHHRSEHWSNALNGGKVAARAMLGQDAVLGTIPYFYTDQYDVSMEYSGFPALAAGAEPVIRGSLGDKEFIAFWQQDSRVVAGMSVNWPRKPQPGAQKTIKALISARTPVSAERLADSSAGLDQLLPEDA from the coding sequence ATGGCTGAGGACATTGCTAACGCGGGGGACATCGTGATTGCCGGCGGCGGGCTGGCCGGGGCCATCGCCGCCAAGACCCTTCGTGCGGAGGGGTTCGCCGGCCGGGTGATCATCATCGGCGCGGAGCGCCATCACCCCTATCTGCGCCCGCCGCTGTCCAAGGAGTATCTGCTGGGCAAGGCCGCCGAGGACGCCGTCCCCGTGGTGCCGCCAGGCTGGTACGCGGAGAACGACGTCGGTCTCCGCCTGGGTGTCCGCGTCACGGGCATCCGGCCGGACGCCAGGACGGTGGACCTGGACGACGGCAGCACGCTGGCATACGGCTCCCTGCTGCTCGCCACCGGGGCGACGCCCCGCACCCTCCGCCTGCCCGGCAGCGACCTTGCCGGCGTAACCACCTTCCGCACGCTGGATGACAGCCGGCGGCTGCGCACCGGCCTCGCGGCGGGAGGCCTGAACGTGGTGATGATCGGCTCCGGCTGGATTGGCATGGAACTTGCTGCGGCCGCCACCACGTACGGCAACAACGTCACCCTCCTCGGCCTGGAAGAGATCCCACTGGCCGGGGCTATCGGTCCTGACCTCGGACGGTTCTTCCGCAGTCTCCACGAAGCCAACGGAGTGAGCTTCCGGCTTCCTGCCTCAGCGCGGGAAATCACCGGCGACGGCGGGGCCGTCGCCGGCGTGATCACCGATACCGGAGAGGTGATCCCGGCGGACATCGTGGTCATCGCCGTCGGCGTGGTTCCCGAGACTGGACTCGCGCAGGCGGCCGGCCTCGCCCTGGACAACGGGATCCTTACTGACGCCTCCCTGCGGACCAGCGCGCCCGGCATTTTTGCCGCCGGCGACACCGCCAACGCCCTGCACCCCTTCACCGGCCAGCACCACCGCAGCGAGCACTGGTCCAACGCCCTGAACGGCGGAAAAGTGGCCGCCAGGGCCATGCTCGGCCAGGACGCCGTCCTGGGCACCATCCCCTACTTCTACACCGACCAGTACGACGTCAGCATGGAGTACTCCGGTTTCCCGGCCCTGGCGGCGGGCGCTGAGCCGGTGATCCGTGGGTCCCTGGGGGACAAGGAGTTCATCGCGTTCTGGCAGCAGGATTCCAGGGTGGTGGCCGGGATGAGCGTCAACTGGCCGCGGAAGCCACAGCCCGGCGCGCAGAAGACCATCAAGGCCCTCATCTCGGCCAGAACGCCGGTCTCAGCGGAGCGGCTGGCCGACAGCTCCGCTGGACTTGATCAGCTCCTGCCGGAGGACGCCTGA
- a CDS encoding cysteine desulfurase family protein gives MPVYLDHAATTPLSAEALAALTRELSRTGNPSSLHGSGRRARRSVEDAREAIATAAGAHPSEVIFTSGGTESDNLAVKGLYWARSGEDPARRRILCSAVEHHAVLDTVEWLERHEGAAVTWLPVNSEGVVDLDVLAAELARDPETIAFVTGMWANNEVGTIQPVHRIVELAHAAGVPVHSDAVQAFGSLPVDFKASGLDAMSVSGHKIGGPVGVGALLLGRAVKLTPVQHGGGQERDVRSGTLDTASIAAFAAAAEAATEHLAVESARIAALRDGLIDGVLAQVPEAVLRGAPGEGRLPGNAHFTFPGCEGDSLLFLLDLAGVESSTGSACTAGVPRPSHVLLAMGLDEATARGAQRFTLGHASTDADVDALMAALPGAYQRARQAGMAGHESSIQTAGTVARQASSGRS, from the coding sequence GTGCCCGTCTACCTCGATCATGCAGCCACCACGCCACTTTCTGCCGAGGCGCTGGCAGCCCTGACCCGGGAGCTTTCCCGCACCGGCAATCCTTCGTCCCTGCACGGCTCGGGCCGCCGTGCCCGGCGCTCCGTGGAGGACGCCAGGGAAGCCATCGCGACGGCGGCAGGCGCCCATCCCTCGGAGGTCATCTTTACGTCCGGGGGCACTGAGTCGGACAACCTTGCCGTCAAGGGCCTGTACTGGGCCCGTTCCGGCGAGGACCCGGCACGGCGGCGCATCCTCTGCTCCGCCGTCGAGCATCATGCCGTGCTGGACACCGTGGAATGGCTGGAGCGGCACGAGGGCGCCGCTGTCACGTGGCTTCCGGTGAACAGCGAAGGTGTAGTGGACCTGGACGTCCTCGCTGCCGAGCTGGCCCGGGACCCCGAGACCATTGCCTTCGTGACGGGCATGTGGGCCAACAACGAAGTGGGCACCATCCAGCCGGTGCACAGGATTGTGGAGCTGGCGCATGCCGCCGGGGTGCCGGTTCATTCGGACGCCGTGCAGGCGTTTGGCTCGCTGCCGGTGGATTTCAAGGCCTCCGGACTGGACGCCATGTCCGTTTCCGGGCACAAGATCGGCGGACCGGTGGGCGTTGGTGCCCTGCTGTTGGGGCGGGCCGTCAAGCTGACCCCGGTACAGCACGGCGGCGGCCAGGAACGCGACGTGCGCTCCGGGACGCTGGACACGGCGTCCATCGCCGCCTTCGCCGCGGCCGCCGAAGCTGCCACCGAACACTTGGCCGTGGAGTCCGCGAGGATCGCGGCCCTGCGGGACGGGCTCATCGACGGCGTCCTTGCGCAGGTGCCCGAAGCTGTGCTCCGTGGCGCCCCGGGGGAGGGGCGGCTGCCCGGCAATGCTCATTTCACCTTCCCCGGCTGCGAGGGTGATTCCCTGTTGTTCCTGCTGGATCTGGCGGGGGTGGAATCCTCTACGGGATCGGCTTGCACAGCCGGCGTCCCGCGCCCGTCCCACGTGCTGCTGGCCATGGGGCTGGACGAAGCGACAGCCCGCGGTGCGCAGCGCTTCACGCTGGGCCATGCCTCAACGGACGCGGACGTGGATGCCTTGATGGCAGCCCTCCCCGGCGCATATCAGCGCGCCCGCCAGGCAGGGATGGCCGGGCATGAATCCTCGATCCAGACTGCGGGAACGGTAGCGCGTCAGGCGTCCTCCGGCAGGAGCTGA
- a CDS encoding ABC transporter permease — protein sequence MATLIDAPPPTVAAPTSKSAGGGLGKYILIRFLLIFPTIFILVTLVFFLMRITGDPITAAQGGRLPQEQIDALVHQAGYDRSLLIQYIEYLGNIATGNFGRTISDGRPVIEMLAKFGAATLELSINAVVVALLVGIPLGMFAAHKRDKVPDAFLRMFAILCYATPVFFAGLLLKLTFSVGLGWFPVAGRASTTTELAMGRLAAPTGVYWLDALRSGNLAAFGDVVHHAVLPAVALGLLTAGVFLRLVRTNVIGTLGKDYVEAGRSRGVSEYRLVTKHAYKPALIPIITVMGLQIALLLGGAVLTETTFEWKGLGYQLAQYLTARDFVAVQGIVMLLAVVVAITNFVVDIAAALIDPRVRY from the coding sequence ATGGCCACATTAATTGATGCGCCGCCGCCTACGGTTGCGGCCCCCACCTCCAAATCTGCGGGAGGTGGGCTCGGGAAATACATCCTGATTCGCTTCCTGCTCATTTTCCCGACAATTTTCATCCTCGTCACCCTGGTCTTCTTTCTGATGCGGATCACAGGCGATCCCATTACGGCGGCCCAGGGCGGACGCCTCCCGCAGGAGCAAATCGACGCGTTGGTTCACCAGGCCGGGTATGACCGGAGCCTGCTCATCCAGTACATCGAGTACCTTGGCAATATCGCCACCGGCAACTTCGGCCGGACCATTTCAGATGGCCGGCCCGTCATTGAGATGCTCGCCAAATTTGGTGCCGCCACCCTGGAACTGAGCATCAACGCCGTGGTGGTGGCATTGCTCGTAGGGATACCGCTGGGAATGTTCGCCGCCCACAAACGCGACAAGGTTCCGGACGCTTTCCTGCGCATGTTCGCCATCCTTTGCTACGCCACACCTGTCTTCTTTGCCGGCTTGCTGTTGAAGCTGACTTTCTCGGTGGGCCTGGGCTGGTTCCCGGTGGCCGGCCGCGCTTCCACCACAACCGAATTGGCGATGGGCAGGCTGGCGGCGCCCACTGGTGTCTACTGGCTGGACGCCCTACGCAGCGGCAACCTGGCAGCCTTTGGCGACGTTGTCCACCATGCAGTCCTTCCCGCCGTCGCGCTGGGCCTTCTGACGGCCGGCGTTTTCCTCCGCCTGGTCCGCACCAACGTGATCGGCACGTTGGGCAAGGACTATGTTGAGGCAGGCCGGTCCCGCGGAGTCAGCGAATACCGCCTGGTGACCAAGCACGCCTACAAGCCGGCACTGATCCCCATCATCACGGTGATGGGTCTGCAGATTGCATTGCTGCTCGGCGGTGCGGTGCTGACCGAAACCACCTTCGAGTGGAAAGGCCTCGGATATCAGCTGGCGCAGTACCTCACTGCACGTGACTTTGTTGCCGTCCAGGGCATCGTTATGCTGCTGGCCGTCGTTGTGGCGATAACCAATTTCGTGGTGGATATTGCCGCTGCCCTGATTGATCCGCGGGTGAGGTACTGA
- a CDS encoding DUF4166 domain-containing protein produces MNVPIYQRALGEDFARLQPELQEYFSLAPGSGHYGVGEGVFDVVGCRQAWLRPLLKLTSGEDAFFPDYGEGIPFRIENHAHQDPFGRPSLTARREIRFPGHRRIFQDTTSLVDSDGGPRLVDYLGRFRRMVTDLKLSVTDEGRLRGVSEDSRLFLGPLRLPLPAMVDAKAYAEQWWDGAAGKHGKHRIQVKVIQPQIGLVLVYAGSFDYRLRPYIGGRSAQSFLPRYAQPDRWESRT; encoded by the coding sequence ATGAACGTCCCTATTTACCAGCGGGCCCTGGGCGAGGACTTCGCGCGGCTGCAGCCTGAGCTGCAGGAGTACTTCTCCTTGGCGCCCGGCTCGGGGCACTACGGCGTCGGGGAGGGCGTGTTCGACGTTGTGGGCTGCCGGCAGGCCTGGCTGCGGCCGCTGCTCAAGCTCACCTCCGGGGAGGACGCATTCTTCCCGGATTACGGGGAGGGCATACCGTTCCGGATTGAGAACCACGCGCACCAGGATCCGTTCGGCCGCCCCAGCCTGACTGCCCGGCGGGAAATCCGCTTCCCCGGGCACCGCCGGATTTTCCAGGACACCACCAGCCTCGTGGATTCCGACGGCGGGCCGCGGCTGGTGGACTACCTGGGCCGTTTCCGGCGCATGGTGACCGACCTTAAGCTCAGCGTGACGGACGAGGGCAGGCTGCGCGGCGTTTCCGAGGATTCCCGGCTGTTCCTTGGCCCCCTCCGCCTGCCGCTGCCGGCCATGGTGGATGCCAAGGCCTACGCCGAGCAGTGGTGGGACGGTGCCGCCGGCAAGCATGGGAAGCACCGGATCCAGGTCAAGGTCATCCAGCCGCAGATCGGGCTGGTCCTGGTCTATGCGGGCAGCTTCGACTACCGCCTGCGCCCATACATCGGCGGCCGTTCGGCGCAGAGTTTCCTGCCCCGCTACGCCCAGCCGGACCGTTGGGAAAGCCGGACGTAG